GTCAACCTCCGCCTGCGATGCCTTTGTTGTCTCGATTATACCTAGCGAGCAAAAATTTGGATGAAAATAAATTGCCTGCTACCCCATCTCATCCAATTCGGCTGCATCACATTGCCCCgtctgttttggggttttttgtgggCACCAAAAGGCCTGAAACAAATTCTAGTAGAAACTGTAGTATTTATATCAGCTGCTTAGTATCATTCTAGAAGTTTAACACCAGAGAGGTTCCTTCCTCTTTGCGTTCACCCCGGAGTTGAGGACGTTCATCAGGAACCTGTTATTCTTTTATCAGATTAGAGTCTTGCTCCTATCTTATTGTCACACCGCCACCATCTTGGTACTTACCTAAACACTGAATGCCATCCAAAGCGACCTGAGTAGCGTTCTCCGCACAATACAGGATCACTCCCGCACAGTCCTGCAAAAGTGAGAAGGAGTCAGCACCGCCTCTGTGCGTTTAATAAGCTCAACAATAAGTCAAATAAGATGTAGACTTATTAAAtgataaaacatgtttaacatTAGCATTAAACCTGCTAGACACATCGTTATGGAGACTTAACCTGGAGCTCCCTGTGTTCGAACTCATTTCAGATCAGCTTACAACATTTAAAACTACTATCAAAAAACCCAGCATGATGACATGCAGACAAATACAGAATGCGATAAAAACTCCATACAAATATATGTACGTCACATATATATTATGCCTTTTGTCAAGATTTTTATGCATATTTCTTGGTAAAatttagccccccccccctagaaTTGGGAGTGGTAGTAGAAAAGAATCCTCTCACCATTGCACTGAAGTGTCCTTTGTCACAAGCCCGGGCCACATTGTACAAATACTGCCGACAGGAGCTTAGTCTGGTGTACATGTCAGCCATCTTGCCTTGCATCAGCTACAACCAGATGGCCAGAAAACATTAGTGTCAAGAAACAAGGTTGAAATCCACAGTCTCAACTGGAACTACTTGACTTTGAAAACCACAGATAACGTGGCTTCTGTTGTGATTAAAGCTGAAGGTCAAACCTGAAATTGTCCAATCTTCTGCCCGAACGCTTCTCTGACATGTAGGTAGGGAATAGCATTGTCTAAGACTGCCTGCATGATGCTGAAAAGTAATCATAAAAGTAATATTACATGTTTAACCCGAGAGATTTCAACTCGATTGATAAGCaccactgaatgaatgaaaatccaAATTCAGGAAAGTAattgttaaaaacatttcaaaatgtttcacGTCTAtttgacaaaacaaaatctATCCCTACAATAACAGATCAGctgatgtattattttattaccaGTTTCTGCACTTGTGTTTAGTCCTCTTTACCAGTTAAATTGTACCTCTAGTATGAACTCACCCGATGGGTCCTGAAGCCAACACCAGCCTCTCCAGGTCCAAGCCACTCATCATGACATACACACCTTTATTCAATGGACCAAGAATGTTCTTTGctacagatgaaaaaaagaaagtttcagCAAAATGTATTAAATCCTTCTTGATAAAACACCACACGACATGTATGAATTAATACGACTCGGAAAAACAAAGAACTGCTcattcacaaacaaacatttggcaaaaaaatgtgaaactcaACACAAACCTGGGACTTTGCAGTCTTCAAAGATCAGTTCACAAGTATTGGATCCCCTCATGCCCAGCTTGTCGAGTTTCTGTGCTGTAGAGAAACCTGGCATTCCCTACAAAACACACCAGTACACAAAAACTACAGTTCTAATTCCCATGTCATGTTTCACTCACATCAATTTGAACCTAATccttcaaaaaaagaaagaaaaaattcaAGCCTCATAAAAAAAGTACATCCTGATCCAGAGATCAACATGGAGTCACTTGACTGAATTTACCTTTTCAATAATAAAAGCTGTGATGCCTTTTTGATGGGCCTTAGGGTCTGTCTTTGCATAAACAATAAGGACATCAGCATCTGGGCCATTTGTGATCCAGAATTTGTTGCCATTCAGAACGTAGTAGTCACCTGTAGACAAACACAAGGAAATTACAAAGATTTCCATTAAAATCTTGAATCTGCACATACTTGTAAACATAATTCAAAAGCTCAAGCacagaaaagtttaaaattgtTTAATACCAATTTGACATTACAGTAATCTCTTGCGCATCCGCACATTAACACAtgcagcttcacctcatcgcggattttccgtaggtagtcacgtgataccgtacgcgcattctattggttcctggaacacatttacCGCacgtaacgagggatcactgtataccTAACTTTGAACAAAAATATCACACTTTGCCACTAGATGCTGCTCTTGACTCAGAATGGTCTCCACGATCAAACCATCGCAGCAACCATTCAacttcatctttctctttttgttccCCTTTAGCAACTTTAACTGGGCAAACAGGAGTTGATGAAATGTTTAACTTTGGGTTAGTCAACAAAGTTCAGTAGTGATCAATGATTTGGGCTTGAATTGTAAGAAAACACATGAAGTCAGCAATGTGTGTGTCAAAGAGCCAGTGACATAACCACCTTACTGCTAAAAAGCCACATGTTGATCATGAGGTTTGCATGACAAGAAACTGACTTCAGTTTGTACAAGAAAATCATCCAATCCAGAAACCAACCAAACCTGACCTGCATAGGATCCCAGGTCTAATAGGAAACCCAAAAGTTATTAGACATGTCAGCAACATCTCCGCCAGAGACATTTCATTCCCTTCATCCCAGTTAACCTGTTCAGTTAGAACTCTGTCGCACATCCACAAGGTCTAAATGAGTTGATGTAAAATAGATCTGACACACAGCTCCAAGTGAAATATGGAGGTTTGGAGGAATCATTTTGTAAAGTTTTACTATACTCCTGCACTTGTggaagacagagagggagggtgAGTGTAGTGTCgagaaaaaaaatacctgaAGTCAGTGTAACTCAACAAAACTCAATTCATGTAAATGTGCAAACAATGTGGAAGAGCTGCTGGGTGTGgcttcacaaagacaaataCAGCAACGACTTTATGGAGAATATTTgtagaaaatattgttttgtttttctgtttaaatgaatctgaaaatattttttcgatAATCAGACCTGCTAAATTTCAGGGGCACTTCTCTAAACCCACGTGGTCCGGCTGTGGGATAAACCCATTAGTCACCTCAGGTTATAAGAGTCATCACTGTGTTCAGTTAATGCAGAACAGAATATGGAACGTGGTGTTGTTTGATGTGACTGGATCGTCGTGCCGCCTGATAAGAGAAACAGTTGTAATCAGGATCTGGTTTGTCAGTGAAGGGTGAAGAAATGTATGATGGAATGACAACTATATAAACAGAAATACATATCAAGATATACTACCTGATAGAAGACGAGCTTGTGGCCTCGCTTAAGTTAAATCTACAATAgagtgtgccctcgcgcattaacactcgcaacttcacctcattgcggatttttggtagaaagtcacgtgataccgtacgcgcattctattggctgacggcatccagaagtacgCTCctttctgtgagtctcggacttacgtgagacataagtgttttaaacagtcgataagagtgtgggtaaaggtaatacagatagaaggtggtttaatatcagtatgagaagggttcataaacgtttaaattaccgtaaataataagataaatagttcatcgttatatcgcagaatttgttattcgcgtgtacttcctggaatgcattaactatGAGTAGCGAGAGCGCACTGtataacaaaacagaaaagattaATGTGTATAATCTAAACctgcaaatggaaaaaaagggaTTCTTGCGATCGTGGTAAAGCAGGGTTACAGCAGTGAAAGAAACTATCATGTGTTGAAATGATTGTCACCAATATGCTGCTCAAAGATGGAGGATAACAAGGTCCATCAagacatttttggaaaaaaaacaaacaaccaaaaccCACAGTGGCATAAACAAATCAACATTAACCTGAAGGAATCACACAATCAGCACATTGTCTCACTTTGTCTTGGACGGCATTAACAGGGTTGTTTCTGCTGATCAACACAGGGGTTGATTTGATACAATGAACTTGACATATAATGTTCCCTGTTGTGACATGACAAACACACTCGTACCACGCGGCCCTGTTGGGAACAGGCAGTGGTGGACCTGAACATCCAGCTTGGACCTGCTGCGTTAGTCGCTTGGGCTGAATTCCAACAGGGTTAATACTAAACCTTTAATCAATGCAACAGCCAACATATAACCCAGTGAGGATTCCAGCAGACCAGCCACACCGCAGCTCACCAAATGGGATTGTTATATGTAACCCTATAAAACCAGTTTGACTGTTCTTCACAAAGATGTGAACAACAGTAAAGACATTAACTTTATAACATCAATATTTATAATCACATTACAGAACATCGTCAGCATGTAGGGCTGACACAGAAAACTCTTCGGTGTCCTACCTTTCTTCTCAGCTTTCAGTTTCATGGAGACGACATCAGAGCCGGCGTTGGGCTCACTCATGGCCAGGGCTCCCACATGCTCTCCTGTCATTAACTGGTGACAGGAAGGTCCACCGTGAGCATGATGAATTGATTTTATCTCAAATGGTTGatctttaaatacatttcatgatttaatgatttaaagCAGTGGCTGGTTTGATGCTAACCTTCGGCATGTacttctccttctgctcctcgTTGGCGTGGCGCACCATCTGGTTGACACAGAGGTTGGAGTGAGCGCCGTAACTGAGAGCGATGGCTGCTGACACCCGTGACATTTCTTCCATCACAATGACATGATCGAGGTATCCCAGTCCCGTTCCGCCGTGTTCCACTTAAAACAATTGAGAACAGTTCGACAAGTTCAGCGCTTTTGACAAAATGAGAAACCACTTGCTGACTTCCTCCAACCGTTTCCAAAAAGATTGGGACAATGTGTATAAAaaagtatgtaaaaaaaaaaaaaaaaaaagaatgtgatgAATGTGATGTATCATTGAGACATAATATTAATTTCAAATGAGTCCAATGACAACATATCAAATTAAActgaattcagttttttttccctccagccaTCTTACCTGGAGCAGTAATACCAAGGAGTCCCATCTCCCCCATTTGTTTCCAAAATTTCTGGAGGGCAGAAATTTATCACGTTATCAAAAGTCAGGACTTGGTTTGACTTAGACGTGATGAAACACTAGAGGTGTACTTTGTGTGACTCAGACGACTCCTGATCAGGGACAGTAACAGATTTATGATGAATGGACATGCTTCAACTTACCCGCATTCCTGGAAACTCATTGCTCTTGTCAATCTCATCAGCATGAGGAGAAAGTTCTTCTGCCAAGAATTTTCGGACCGTCTGCCTTAACTGTGTTAAAGACAACATAAACAAAATTACTGACAGCAAAATTTCCTCAATTTAGCATATTCAGTTAACTGGAGGGTTGTTCAACAAGGTTATTAGTGAATCATATAAGCAATTGGAAGACATTGCACATTTTATGCAAAAAAGAAATAGgttgcaaaaattaaaattgctATGTTCTTTTTTCTAAGCTCAGCAGCTGAGCCTGAGTTGTTTTAACAGGTTAGGGTAGCTCAGGGGTGGGCCAGCTTTTTGACTGGTGGGCCACATAGAGTTCTAAAGTTTGACAGCTGGGCCAGctgaagaggagatggagagttTATTTATACTAATGCAAACAACATGTTAAAAccaatatattaaattaaaattaatgtgatttggtaataattatattttattaaatagtttaaacatgtttttcggGCCGGATACTaagtcttcatcttcttcttcttctcctttcggcttttcccttcaggggtcgccacagcgaatcagttgcctccatctaaccctgtcttctgcatcctcttctctcacaccaactaccttcatgtcctccttcactacatccataaacctcctctttggtcttcctctaggcctcctgcctggcagttcaaaactcagcatccttctaccaatatattcactatctctcctctggacatgtccaaaccatctcagtctggcctctctgactttatctccaaaacctctaacatgtgctgtccctctgatgtactaattcctgatcctatccttcctggtcactcccaaagagaacctcagcatcttcatctctgctacctccagctctgtctcctgtcttttcctcagtgacactgtctctagagacaataacatcactggtctcaccacagttttatacagcttctctttcattttagctgaaactcttctatcacacatcacacctgacactttctccacccgttccatcctgcctgtacacacttcttcacctcttttccacactctccattgccctggactgttgagcctaagaattaaaatcctccaccttcttgatctcttctccctgtaacctcactcttccacttgggtccctctcattcacacacatgtactctgtcttactgtggtctaaccttcatccctctcctttccaggacaaacctccacctctctagcgcCACAGGGCAGCTTTTATCAACCAATCAAATCCTTCAAATGCTACCCGCCCCCGCCCTGCTAACCAGCCGGTCTACACTGTTCATTTAAAACCAATCTAAAGCTGAAATCATTTTTTCAGTGTTAATGTAATCTAAGATAACTCATTATGTCACGATTCACTATCGTGATTAAAGGGTTCATGCTGATGGTTCGTGTCCACGGCTTTAGTACTTTACTGTAAATTGTAGACCTTCAACACATTATTAGATCAGTGTTGAATGCGAACTAGATATTTAGAGCTTGTTAAAATCTCTCCACATGATTCATATGATGACACACGCATGATTCCCCCTATTTAACCTTTAAATCACACTGAGATTTAACTAATTAAACTCATCTACTACGCGGGCTACGTGACCCTTCTTGTGTTGTTGTTAGCACAAATGGCTACCTGGATCTGATCGTCGGTCAGCCCGTTCACCACATCGTCCACCGGGATCGATGCCCCGGCGCATCCTCTTCTCGCCACCGAGGGAAGGGATAATCTGGAGGTCAGACGAAGTGCTTTTCTGACAACGAACATGTCGCAGACAGACCGGTGGATAACAGGACAGATCGGGGTACTTGCAGTCGTTCACCGACTCTCACCCAGGGTTAGGTGACGGTGACGTCAGAAGTTCCTTCTTCTGACTCTCTTGGTGTTTTCAAGCAACCTTTTCGCTCAttaccgccacctgctggaagACAACAAGCATTGATTTTCACCTTCATATCTTTCCCAGTGGTCTGTCTTTTTTATTCACAggtcacacatactgtattccTCTTTATTCAGATTTACTCCAGAATAtgacttttctattttttctaatttgtctgtttttgatttATGATGTATGCAGGTGCAACAACAGCTGTtgacctccatccatccattaaagGATAAAAGGATTGAGTTTGTCTGTGGCCCTGTAATGAAATGATTAGTTGTCCCACCTAATATCATTCAGGATCAGCTGCAGCCCCCCAGCAACCCTCCACAGGAAAAGTggttacagaaaaaaatgaaacaatcttTTCATGCatggttctctggcttcctcccaccttcgaAAACATGCCCATCAGGTGGATTGATCTTTACAAATTATCTataggtgtgattgtgtgtgtgtttgtctgtgtgcctcCACCAGGCTCCACAGTATactggcatcgcgcccggagtgtacccttcCTCACACCCcaagttggctgggataggctccagctccccgtgacccgtgcaggcggatgaagcggtcagaaaatgaatgaatgaatgcgtgcacaaaatgttcaaaatgtatGTTTAAATTGGAATGCCAGTCGTAATTTGCAGATTCTACATTATGTAATACACATTTGTGACCACGTGAGACTGATTTATTTTCACCTAATACAACCTCATACCATGAAGTCCTAAATTTTTTActcttttgattatttttttccccaaacagTTAAGTTATAGTATTTCTAAGGTTCTGGGATTCCACAGATCAACAGTGAGACACATTCTCAAAAACTTTTCGGAAGTCGATCATTTTCCACAATTGCTCCAGGGTAATTATAtagtcattcagtcagtcacaAACCATGAAAACATTCAGGCCTTTGTCAACTAAGTAATGATCAACGTCCATGACTCCTCCAATCAAAAGGCACCAGACAAAAATGGTGTGAGGTATTCCAGAACATTAATGCTTTTCTGAGTTTTAATTTTAGGGgaatgatccatccatccatccatccatccatccatccatccatcttcttgtagattTTTTGTAGCTAATCTATCAATCTTATTCCAGACATGAGTGTAAATCCACCGCTGATTagatcaaacaaataaaattggtTTTAGTGGCCTATAAAACCTGGTCCTGAACAACGTTGGGATGTGGTCCAACATTCCATCTTAGTCATGGCAGAGACTGACATCCAGTCATCCTGAATGATTAGTTGTGATTACTGGAGTTGATGTAGGCACAGATACTTTTTGAACTCTGGGGTTTAGGTTGAAATTTCCCAAAAggcttattaaaaaaaaataaaaatccaaatttGCATTTTGCAATTTCTcaggtttgatttgttttatttcttattccAACATCCGACACGGCTTGTTGTGTTGAATCATCGTCGCCTCGATGATAATTTCCTGCAGCACTGCCGTGTAGCTTTGTAATCTAAGAACATAATCAGTCTTTTGGTTTAACT
The Antennarius striatus isolate MH-2024 chromosome 17, ASM4005453v1, whole genome shotgun sequence genome window above contains:
- the ivd gene encoding isovaleryl-CoA dehydrogenase, mitochondrial, whose translation is MFVVRKALRLTSRLSLPSVARRGCAGASIPVDDVVNGLTDDQIQLRQTVRKFLAEELSPHADEIDKSNEFPGMRKFWKQMGEMGLLGITAPVEHGGTGLGYLDHVIVMEEMSRVSAAIALSYGAHSNLCVNQMVRHANEEQKEKYMPKLMTGEHVGALAMSEPNAGSDVVSMKLKAEKKGDYYVLNGNKFWITNGPDADVLIVYAKTDPKAHQKGITAFIIEKGMPGFSTAQKLDKLGMRGSNTCELIFEDCKVPAKNILGPLNKGVYVMMSGLDLERLVLASGPIGIMQAVLDNAIPYLHVREAFGQKIGQFQLMQGKMADMYTRLSSCRQYLYNVARACDKGHFSAMDCAGVILYCAENATQVALDGIQCLGGNGYINDYPMGRFLRDAKLYEIGAGTSEVRRLIIGRTFNSMFK